A region of Silurus meridionalis isolate SWU-2019-XX chromosome 15, ASM1480568v1, whole genome shotgun sequence DNA encodes the following proteins:
- the cdk9 gene encoding cyclin-dependent kinase 9 gives MQRDKTGSTAVAGDKPDRETAIMSKYYDGVEFPFCDEFSKYEKLAKIGQGTFGEVFKAKHRQTGKKVALKKVLMENEKEGFPITALREIKILQLLKHENVVNLIEICRTKATQFNRYKGSIYLVFDFCEHDLAGLLSNVNVKFTLSEIKKVMQMLLNGLYYIHRNKILHRDMKAANVLITRDGVLKLADFGLARAFSLAKNSQGNRYTNRVVTLWYRPPELLLGERDYGPPIDLWGAGCIMAEMWTRSPIMQGNTEQHQLTLISQLCGSITAEVWPGVDKKYELYQKMELPKGQKRKVKERLKAYVKDPYALDLIDKLLVLDPAQRVDSDDALNHDFFWSDPMPSDLKHMLSTHNTSMFEYLAPPRRRGHMPQQPANQNRNPATASQSEFDRVF, from the exons ATGCAGCGAGACAAGACAGGAAGCACGGCGGTGGCCGGTGATAA ACCGGACCGGGAGACCGCCATCATGTCCAAATATTACGATGGCGTCGAGTTTCCTTTTTGCGACGAGTTCTCGAAGTACGAAAAGCTCGCCAAGATCGGCCAAGGCACATTCGg AGAGGTGTTCAAGGCCAAACATAGGCAGACTGGCAAAAAAGTTGCTCTGAAGAAGGTGCTTatggaaaatgagaaagaaggG TTTCCCATCACTGCACTAAGAGAGATCAAGATACTTCAGCTTCTGAAGCATGAGAATGTTGTAAATCTAATCGAGATCTGTCGAACAAAAG ccACACAGTTTAACCGTTACAAGGGCAGCATATACCTGGTGTTTGATTTTTGCGAGCACGATCTTGCCGGGCTGCTTAGCAACGTCAACGTTAAATTCACACTGTCCGAGATTAAGAAAGTCATGCAAATGCTGCTAAACGGACTCTACTACATCCACAGAAACAAG ATCCTGCACAGAGACATGAAAGCAGCAAACGTGCTTATCACAAGGGATGGTGTACTAAAACTTGCTGATTTTGGCTTGGCAAGAGCCTTCAGCCTGGCAAAGAACAGCCAGGGCAATCGCTATACCAACCGAGTAGTGACACTGTGGTACCGACCTCCAGAACTCCTGCTGG GAGAGCGTGATTACGGGCCACCCATCGATCTGTGGGGTGCAGGGTGTATCATGGCAGAAATGTGGACCAGGAGCCCCATCATGCAAGGAAACACAGAACAGCACCAACTCACTCTGATCAGCCAGCTGTGTGGCTCCATTACAGCAGAA GTATGGCCTGGTGTGGATAAAAAATATGAGCTGTACCAGAAGATGGAGTTACCTAAGGGACAAAAACGAAAGGTAAAAGAACGCCTGAAGGCGTATGTTAAGGACCCATACGCCCTTGATCTGATTGATAAGCTACTGGTGTTGGACCCAGCGCAGCGTGTGGACAGTGACGACGCTCTAAACCACGACTTCTTCTGGTCTGACCCCATGCCCTCTGACCTCAAACATATGCTctccacacacaacacatctaTGTTCGAATACCTGGCACCCCCGAGGCGCCGCGGTCACATGCCCCAACAGCCGGCCAATCAGAATCGCAACCCAGCTACAGCCAGCCAGTCTGAGTTTGACCGGGTTTTCTGA